In Stieleria varia, one genomic interval encodes:
- a CDS encoding sugar phosphate isomerase/epimerase family protein, producing the protein MNPSYSTSRRRLLGTSLAAAASAAVCATGFSSPAVASDNPFAALTPSGARANPIAVSTYSYWRYRDDSKLGIEECIDLAAEAGFDAVEILHVQMQDESNGALQRIKQRAFRAGLSLCGLSTHQSFVYPDADKRQENIDHTIKCIELAYSLGIPTIRVNTGRWGTSKDFDELMANKGIEPRLEGYTDEDGFGWVIDSLEKCLPVAEKCGVVLGLENHWGLGRTAAGVLRVIRDVDSPWLKATLDTGNFLENQYEQYRELAPEAVFVQAKTYFGGGTWYTLEIDYDRVAEILKDVGYTGYVSLEFEGKEKHEKAIPQSLAMLRKAFG; encoded by the coding sequence ATGAATCCGTCATATTCCACTTCGCGTCGCCGCCTGCTGGGAACTTCCTTGGCTGCTGCGGCGTCGGCCGCTGTTTGCGCGACCGGATTCTCGTCCCCAGCGGTGGCTTCCGATAATCCCTTTGCTGCTCTGACGCCCTCAGGGGCTCGGGCTAACCCCATCGCGGTCTCCACCTATTCCTATTGGCGTTACCGGGACGACAGCAAGCTCGGGATCGAAGAGTGCATCGACTTGGCCGCCGAAGCGGGCTTCGATGCCGTTGAGATCTTGCACGTTCAGATGCAAGACGAATCCAACGGCGCGCTTCAGAGGATCAAGCAACGTGCCTTTCGAGCGGGCTTGAGTCTGTGTGGGCTTTCGACCCATCAATCCTTTGTCTATCCCGATGCCGACAAGCGACAGGAGAACATCGACCACACGATCAAGTGCATCGAGTTGGCGTACTCGCTTGGCATCCCGACGATTCGGGTCAACACGGGGCGTTGGGGGACATCGAAGGATTTCGATGAATTGATGGCCAACAAAGGGATCGAGCCGCGATTGGAAGGCTACACCGACGAGGACGGCTTTGGCTGGGTGATTGACTCGCTGGAGAAGTGTCTGCCGGTTGCTGAAAAATGCGGAGTGGTGCTGGGTTTGGAAAACCACTGGGGACTTGGCCGGACCGCCGCCGGTGTCTTGCGTGTGATCCGGGACGTGGATTCACCGTGGCTCAAGGCGACCTTGGACACGGGCAACTTTTTGGAAAACCAGTACGAACAGTATCGTGAGTTGGCACCCGAAGCGGTGTTCGTGCAAGCCAAGACGTACTTTGGCGGCGGAACCTGGTACACACTGGAGATCGACTATGACCGCGTGGCCGAAATCCTCAAGGATGTCGGTTACACAGGGTACGTGTCACTGGAGTTTGAGGGCAAGGAAAAACACGAAAAGGCCATTCCGCAAAGTCTGGCGATGTTGCGAAAGGCCTTTGGGTAA
- a CDS encoding NADPH-dependent assimilatory sulfite reductase hemoprotein subunit: MSTDTPKLSKVEKIKEESQFLAGTIGPEMAADTDHFGDADIQLLKFHGTYQQDNRDQRAELKKTGGGKAYSMMVRCRIPGGRITSSQMLAHLDMCDELGDSTMKITTRQTIQLHGVLKSDLRKTINRINEIGLSTLAACGDVNRNIMCCPAKINDGIREQLNQLTDELTIALAPQTPAYHELWVEDPETGEKTLEGGGEPTGVVEPLYGPRYLPRKFKMGIALPEDNCIDIYTQDVGFLAVVRDGKIIGFNVLAGGGMGTTPALKEKTYPALAKRMAFCTPDQAVEVAKAILKVQRDYGNREDRKIARMKYLVDKWGIDKFRRAVEEYLGTPLKDCTEDDVTGFDDHMGWQDQLDGKWSYGLNIENGRLYDNEKVQLKAAMRAACKEFNTELRMTGHQSIIFTDIDPADKDKLTKIFSDHGVRLTEDTSTVRRWSMACVALPTCGLAITESERYLPSLIDGLEAPLAKLGLDKDRFTIRMTGCPNGCARPYNADLAFVGKAKEKYTFYAGGGWLGNRLAYVYKDLVPADTLVDEIVGVCSAYKSHRNEGESLGEFCTRVGRDELESLAAAAPRP; this comes from the coding sequence ATGTCTACTGACACGCCGAAGCTTAGCAAAGTAGAGAAGATCAAAGAAGAAAGCCAGTTCCTCGCCGGCACGATCGGCCCGGAGATGGCTGCCGATACCGACCACTTTGGTGACGCCGATATCCAACTGCTCAAGTTTCACGGGACCTACCAGCAGGACAACCGCGACCAACGCGCCGAGCTAAAGAAAACCGGCGGCGGCAAAGCGTACTCGATGATGGTGCGATGCCGGATTCCGGGCGGCCGGATCACTTCGTCACAGATGCTGGCGCACTTGGACATGTGTGACGAGCTGGGTGATTCGACGATGAAGATCACCACGCGTCAAACGATCCAGTTGCACGGTGTGCTCAAGTCGGACTTGCGCAAGACCATCAACCGCATCAATGAAATCGGACTGTCCACCCTGGCGGCGTGCGGTGACGTCAATCGGAACATCATGTGCTGTCCGGCGAAGATCAACGATGGGATTCGCGAGCAACTGAATCAGTTGACCGATGAGCTGACCATCGCCTTGGCTCCACAAACACCGGCGTACCACGAGCTCTGGGTGGAAGATCCGGAAACCGGTGAGAAAACGCTTGAGGGTGGCGGTGAGCCGACGGGAGTCGTCGAGCCGCTCTATGGACCGCGGTACTTGCCCCGCAAGTTCAAGATGGGCATCGCATTGCCCGAAGACAACTGCATCGACATTTACACCCAGGATGTCGGATTCTTGGCCGTCGTTCGCGATGGCAAGATCATCGGTTTCAACGTGTTGGCCGGCGGCGGTATGGGCACCACGCCCGCGTTGAAAGAAAAAACCTATCCTGCGCTCGCCAAACGGATGGCGTTCTGCACGCCGGATCAAGCCGTTGAGGTGGCCAAGGCGATCTTGAAGGTCCAACGGGACTACGGCAACCGCGAAGATCGCAAGATCGCGCGGATGAAGTACCTGGTCGACAAGTGGGGCATCGACAAGTTCCGCCGCGCGGTCGAAGAGTACTTGGGTACACCGCTGAAGGATTGCACCGAAGACGACGTTACCGGTTTTGACGACCACATGGGATGGCAGGATCAGCTGGATGGCAAGTGGTCCTACGGTCTGAACATCGAGAACGGTCGTTTGTACGATAATGAGAAAGTGCAACTCAAAGCCGCCATGCGTGCCGCGTGCAAGGAGTTCAATACCGAGCTTCGCATGACCGGGCATCAGAGCATCATCTTTACTGACATCGATCCGGCGGACAAAGACAAACTGACCAAGATCTTTTCGGATCACGGGGTTCGTTTGACCGAAGACACCAGTACGGTACGTCGTTGGTCGATGGCCTGCGTCGCGTTGCCCACGTGTGGGTTGGCGATCACGGAGAGCGAACGATACTTGCCAAGTTTGATCGATGGGCTGGAGGCGCCTCTGGCGAAACTCGGCTTGGACAAAGACCGCTTTACCATCCGGATGACCGGATGTCCCAACGGTTGTGCGCGACCCTACAACGCCGATTTGGCGTTTGTCGGCAAAGCCAAGGAGAAGTACACGTTCTATGCCGGAGGCGGTTGGCTGGGCAATCGACTCGCCTACGTCTACAAGGATCTGGTTCCTGCGGACACGTTGGTCGACGAAATCGTCGGTGTTTGCAGTGCGTACAAATCGCATCGCAACGAGGGCGAATCCCTCGGCGAGTTTTGCACCCGGGTCGGACGTGACGAGTTGGAGTCGCTGGCGGCGGCAGCACCGCGGCCTTGA
- the folD gene encoding bifunctional methylenetetrahydrofolate dehydrogenase/methenyltetrahydrofolate cyclohydrolase FolD, which produces MSGRILDGKQIAAEIREEVGRDVAAFVAAGNPAPCLAAVLVGEDPASQVYVRNKARACEKAGIEGRTHRLAADCGQKHLMDLVAQLNADPSVNGILVQLPLPNPSGGPSYDERAVLDAVDPLKDVDAFSPINVGLLMQGRPRFLPCTPHGIVQLLARCDISVAGKQVCVVGRSDIVGKPMAMMLAQKDGTCGPAVANATVTLAHSRTEDLAAVCRTADCLIAAVGRPEMITADMVKPGAVVIDVGINRVGEKLVGDVAYDTVREVASAITPVPGGVGPLTIAMLLHNTLMAAKLQCAQS; this is translated from the coding sequence ATGAGTGGCCGGATCCTGGACGGAAAGCAAATCGCTGCGGAAATCCGCGAGGAAGTGGGGCGTGATGTCGCAGCTTTCGTTGCCGCCGGAAACCCCGCCCCCTGCCTCGCGGCCGTCCTGGTGGGCGAAGACCCGGCCAGCCAGGTCTATGTTCGCAACAAAGCCCGAGCCTGCGAAAAAGCAGGGATCGAAGGACGAACTCACCGCTTGGCGGCCGACTGTGGTCAAAAACACTTGATGGATCTCGTCGCCCAGCTCAACGCAGACCCGAGCGTCAACGGCATCCTGGTTCAACTGCCGCTGCCCAACCCCAGCGGAGGCCCCTCCTACGACGAGCGAGCGGTTCTCGATGCCGTGGATCCCCTCAAAGACGTTGATGCATTTTCACCGATCAACGTCGGACTGCTGATGCAAGGCCGACCGCGGTTCCTGCCCTGTACGCCTCACGGCATCGTGCAGTTACTGGCTCGCTGCGACATTTCTGTCGCCGGCAAACAAGTCTGTGTGGTCGGCCGCAGCGACATCGTTGGCAAACCGATGGCCATGATGCTGGCCCAAAAAGATGGCACGTGCGGCCCCGCCGTCGCCAACGCAACGGTCACCTTGGCTCACAGTCGCACGGAAGACCTAGCCGCAGTGTGCCGCACCGCGGACTGTTTGATCGCTGCGGTGGGCCGTCCAGAAATGATCACCGCCGACATGGTCAAACCCGGCGCGGTGGTCATCGATGTGGGAATCAACCGCGTGGGCGAAAAATTGGTCGGCGATGTCGCCTATGATACGGTCCGCGAGGTCGCGTCGGCCATCACTCCGGTGCCCGGCGGCGTTGGCCCACTGACCATCGCCATGCTGTTGCACAACACGTTGATGGCCGCAAAGTTGCAATGTGCTCAGAGCTGA
- a CDS encoding flagellar biosynthesis anti-sigma factor FlgM produces the protein MQIYGPFRVSTTQTTGGIQRTGEVSQAAGAGDASKISETSTRGNSPVDQLDLSAAHGANRMESAGPVAGEGIRFDRVAELRRQIADGTYDTPERMDAALDRMLDNWG, from the coding sequence ATGCAGATTTACGGTCCCTTTCGCGTCTCGACCACGCAAACCACTGGCGGCATTCAACGTACCGGCGAAGTCTCACAGGCTGCCGGCGCGGGTGACGCATCCAAGATCAGTGAAACCTCCACACGTGGCAACTCGCCCGTGGATCAATTGGATCTGAGTGCGGCTCATGGAGCTAACCGAATGGAGTCCGCCGGGCCGGTCGCTGGCGAGGGCATCCGGTTCGACCGCGTTGCCGAATTGCGTCGGCAAATCGCCGACGGAACCTACGACACGCCCGAGCGAATGGATGCGGCGTTGGACCGCATGCTCGACAATTGGGGCTGA
- a CDS encoding fused MFS/spermidine synthase, translated as MTQPSQSVPAQAGSSGGHSIIWFSATTLLGAFLVFQVQPIISKCVLPWFGGTPAVWTTCMLFFQLLLFGGYLYAHLLKTYFPPLLQGIVHITLLSAAALVLPIEPSDAWKPGGAESPTLYLLWMLASHVGLPYFVLSSTGPLVQAWLSFQDDSDRVYRLYALSNAGSLFALLSYPFLFEPVFSVSTQSMLWSLMFCLFVLVQGGVAIGMFRVKAGGGTEGTSEAKSADPPATPSWIHRSAWVALPALASTMLLVVTNHVCQDVAVIPFLWVLPLSLYLISFIVCFDSPQWYKPKAIAGATLIALVLIQAKGMLPGSVQLIAEASCYMVMLLGVCLLCHGEVARIKPAAGLLTQYYAMLSGGGAIGGLIVAVLCPTFLSSFVELPFSVALVSSLTFLLFFACKGWRETTYDWTAASRLKFGAAVLMIAPFLTVFLAEKDEIIASERNFFGVLRVLKDDAGMRLVHGSTIHGMQRNAPHQSEPTTYYGRKSGVGLTLAALQADKPSMRVGVVGLGCGVLASYGRPADRFDMIEINPAVVEIAQEHFSFMKDCPSTIENHLGDGRLVLERMRDARFDLLVLDAFSSDAIPAHLLTRESMELYRDRLAADGVLAIHVSNNHLNLVPLVHRLSHDAGLVSRVYRAGGDLDIGTRHSTWMLISPEGHPLLDDPQLADAEFASEAELADAPLWTDQHHNLVSVLRLW; from the coding sequence GTGACACAACCCTCACAATCGGTGCCAGCGCAAGCCGGTTCATCTGGCGGTCATTCGATCATTTGGTTTTCGGCAACCACTTTGCTGGGCGCTTTCTTGGTCTTTCAAGTCCAGCCGATCATCAGCAAATGCGTTTTGCCTTGGTTTGGCGGGACTCCGGCTGTCTGGACGACTTGCATGTTGTTCTTTCAATTGCTGTTGTTCGGAGGGTATTTGTATGCCCACCTGCTGAAAACCTATTTTCCGCCGCTGTTGCAGGGCATTGTTCACATCACGCTGTTGAGTGCTGCGGCGTTGGTGTTGCCGATCGAGCCGTCTGACGCTTGGAAACCGGGCGGCGCCGAGTCGCCGACGCTGTACCTGTTGTGGATGTTGGCCAGTCACGTCGGGCTGCCGTACTTCGTTCTCTCCAGCACCGGGCCATTGGTACAGGCTTGGTTGAGTTTTCAAGACGACAGCGACCGCGTGTATCGACTTTACGCGCTCTCCAACGCGGGCTCTTTGTTCGCTCTGTTGAGCTATCCGTTCTTGTTTGAGCCAGTGTTCTCGGTGTCGACGCAGTCGATGTTGTGGTCACTGATGTTCTGTTTGTTCGTCTTGGTCCAAGGCGGCGTGGCGATCGGTATGTTCCGGGTGAAAGCAGGTGGTGGAACCGAAGGAACCAGCGAAGCGAAATCAGCCGATCCACCCGCCACACCCTCATGGATTCATCGCTCCGCATGGGTTGCGTTGCCCGCGTTGGCGTCGACCATGTTGTTGGTGGTCACCAATCATGTTTGCCAAGACGTTGCCGTGATTCCGTTCTTGTGGGTGCTGCCGCTGAGTTTGTATTTGATCAGTTTTATCGTGTGTTTTGATTCACCGCAGTGGTACAAGCCCAAGGCCATCGCGGGCGCGACATTGATCGCGTTGGTACTGATTCAAGCCAAAGGCATGTTGCCAGGCAGTGTTCAACTGATCGCGGAAGCCAGTTGTTACATGGTGATGTTGTTGGGGGTTTGTCTGCTGTGTCACGGCGAAGTCGCGCGGATCAAGCCAGCCGCGGGGTTGTTGACACAGTACTACGCGATGTTGTCCGGCGGCGGCGCGATCGGCGGATTGATCGTGGCGGTACTGTGTCCGACGTTTTTGAGCAGCTTTGTCGAATTGCCCTTCAGTGTTGCCCTGGTGTCATCGCTCACGTTCCTGTTGTTCTTTGCGTGCAAGGGCTGGCGTGAGACGACTTACGATTGGACCGCAGCGTCGCGATTGAAGTTCGGTGCGGCAGTCCTGATGATTGCTCCGTTCCTGACCGTGTTCTTGGCAGAGAAAGATGAGATCATCGCCTCGGAACGAAACTTCTTTGGCGTCCTGCGAGTGTTGAAGGATGACGCGGGGATGCGACTGGTGCACGGCAGCACCATTCACGGCATGCAACGCAATGCTCCCCACCAGAGTGAACCGACCACCTATTACGGTCGAAAAAGCGGCGTGGGGCTGACATTGGCTGCGTTGCAGGCGGACAAACCGTCGATGCGAGTCGGCGTCGTTGGACTGGGATGCGGCGTCTTGGCCAGTTACGGTCGACCAGCGGACCGGTTTGACATGATCGAAATCAATCCGGCGGTGGTCGAGATTGCTCAAGAGCACTTTTCGTTCATGAAGGATTGCCCATCGACGATCGAGAATCACTTGGGTGACGGACGGTTGGTGTTGGAGCGGATGCGGGACGCGCGGTTTGATCTGCTGGTCCTGGACGCGTTCAGCAGCGACGCGATCCCGGCGCACTTGCTGACACGAGAGTCAATGGAGCTGTATCGGGATCGGTTGGCCGCAGACGGAGTGTTGGCCATTCACGTTTCCAACAATCACCTCAACTTGGTGCCACTAGTGCATCGGCTCAGTCACGACGCCGGATTGGTCAGCCGTGTGTATCGGGCGGGCGGGGACTTGGACATCGGAACGCGGCATTCGACATGGATGCTGATTTCGCCAGAGGGTCACCCGTTGCTGGATGATCCGCAGTTGGCCGATGCCGAGTTTGCTAGCGAAGCCGAATTAGCAGATGCACCGCTTTGGACCGATCAGCATCACAATTTGGTCAGCGTGCTGCGTCTGTGGTGA